The Corynebacterium occultum sequence TTCTCCTTCAGTTCCACACCCAGCGGGCCATAGTCCCAGGATGAGCGCGTACCTCCGTAAATCTCACCGCCGGGGTAAACCAAGCCACGACGCTTGCAGAGGTTGACAACGGTGTCGATGACGGAATTCTTCGCCATGGGGATCTGGTACTCCTCGGGAATTGGAACTGAAATGACGCTGCACCATAGTGCTCTGACGCAGACTTCACGCCAGTTTAGCCTTTCCTCCTCAGTTGCGAGCCACCACCCGAGGCAATGTGGCACCTCCGGATGAGTTTTGGCCACACCCCCTTTTTTCACATTTTCATTTAGTCCAATATTATGACTGTAGAAGTAATTTCATCAGGTTCTCTTAGGTCGCGAAAGGGGCTAGGGACATCATCAGTACTCCCATTTCCCTCAATACCACTCCTGCCCAGCAGCTGTTCAATGCCCTGAACTCCCCGCTCCGACTTCAACTGATTTCCCTTCTCAGTTCTGGGGAACACACTGTCAGCGAACTCTCAGCTAAGGCCAGCAAGAGTCAGCCGCTGGTCAGCCAGCATCTCAAGGTGCTCAAAGCCGCCGGGGTCGTCGAATTCAACAAGCGGGGGCGCAGCAGCTACTACCACCTTGCGGACACCGGGATTATGGAGCTCATCCAGGACGCAAACCGCCTGGCACTGAAGACTGCGCCCCTAGAAGCAGGGGTGCCGGTCAGTTAAATAACGGCGTAACCTCATGTGCACCTTCTCAGGTTTTAGAAAGGAACACGATGGCGACCATTAATTCCGGGATACCTAAACTCGGAGTGAGAAACACCCGGCAGCGAACCGCAGTAGTCAATGTGCTGCGGGAGTTGGACAACTTCTCCTCGGCGAAGACGATTCATGCAGCTCTTGAGGCTAGGGAGCTGAGAGTGGGACTGACCACGGTCTACCGGACCCTGCAGTCCCTGGCCGAGATTGAGGCCGTCGATGTCCTCAACATGAGTAATGGTGAAACCCTCTACCGGCACTGCACCACCGAAAAGCACCACCACCATCTGGTGTGTGTGG is a genomic window containing:
- a CDS encoding ArsR/SmtB family transcription factor yields the protein MFNALNSPLRLQLISLLSSGEHTVSELSAKASKSQPLVSQHLKVLKAAGVVEFNKRGRSSYYHLADTGIMELIQDANRLALKTAPLEAGVPVS
- a CDS encoding Fur family transcriptional regulator, whose protein sequence is MATINSGIPKLGVRNTRQRTAVVNVLRELDNFSSAKTIHAALEARELRVGLTTVYRTLQSLAEIEAVDVLNMSNGETLYRHCTTEKHHHHLVCVDCGRTEEIPGGPVETWARQVAEEYDFDITGHDAEIFGRCPKCLAIRREAKEEHSNAG